DNA sequence from the Bacillus pumilus genome:
CCTTCTCTTAAGGTTTTAATGGCACTTCTCAGCAGCTTACGTTTCGCATGCTGAACCTTTGTATCCAAATCCACGGCGATTTGCTTGTCTTTTTTCTCAGATAAAAGAGGCAATAATACACTAGCTAAAATGAGTGTACATAAAATGACGCCTGCTGCGAGGAAAATAATCAAATGCCGCTCGGGGAATGGTGATCCGTCCGCAAGCGTAAATGGGATTGAGAAGGCACCAGCTAAAGTGACAGCACCACGAACACCAGAGAATGTCATCAGCATCGAAGCACGCAGCTTCGGTTTTTTCACATTCTGCTTTTTCGTTACACTCCAGTTACCTGCCCAGAAGAGCCATACCCATAAGAATCTCAGGATCATGAGACATAGCGTGATGATTAAGATGTAACTGATGACCTGCATATTATTAAACGCTTCATCCTGGAAAATCACTGTCGATACATCAGGAATCTGCAATCCAAGAATAACGAAAACAAGTCCGTTTAAAATAAATAAAATAATATTCCATGTGTTTGATGAAGCAATTTGCAGTTTGGCTAAATTTGCTTCCATTCGATCCTGCTCAATAGCGTGTGTCACACCGCCAGCAACAACGGCTAAAATACCGGATACACCAATTTCTTCAGCTGCTAAATAGATGACAAATGGTGTAAGGATTTGCAGAATGATATGCATCGTGACATCGTCCATTCCTAAACGGCGGAGAAAATAGCGAAAACGAATGATAAAAAAGGATAGAATAAATCCAGTCAATAGACCACCTGCGGCAATCAGGACAAAGCTAAAGGATGCCTCAGCAATTGAAAAAGCGCCAGTTACTGTTGCTGCAATGGCAAATTTAAAGGCGACAAGTCCTGATGCATCGTTCATCAATCCCTCGCCTTCCAGCAGTCTCATGATGCCCTTTGGCATATTCACACGGCTGGAAAGTGCACTGACTGCTACCACATCTGTCGGTGATAAAATCGCTGCAAGCGCAAATGCGGCTGGAAGTGGTATGCTTGGGATCATCCAATGGATGGTATATCCCGCGACAATGACTGTCGCAAAGACTAACCCTAGGGCTAACAGAAGAATCGGCGCTCTTAATTTCCACAGCTCGTCCCTTGGGGTACGCTTCCCGTCATTAAATAACAGCGGTGCAATGAATAAAACAAAGAATAGTTCAGGATTTAAAGAAATATGTAAACCTGAAGGAAAAGCTGCCACCAGTATTCCTAAGCCCACTTGAATTAACGGGACTGGAATAAAGGGGACAAAACGATTGATAATATTAGATGATGCAATGAGTGCAAGTAGTACGAGCACTGCCAAAAAAATCTCCACTAGTACGTGTCCCTCCTATTTTCATTTTTTCGTCAAGTTTTGCTTACATGCAAAGATGTGTTCATTTCGAGTTGATTCATCCGT
Encoded proteins:
- a CDS encoding Na+/H+ antiporter, whose product is MEIFLAVLVLLALIASSNIINRFVPFIPVPLIQVGLGILVAAFPSGLHISLNPELFFVLFIAPLLFNDGKRTPRDELWKLRAPILLLALGLVFATVIVAGYTIHWMIPSIPLPAAFALAAILSPTDVVAVSALSSRVNMPKGIMRLLEGEGLMNDASGLVAFKFAIAATVTGAFSIAEASFSFVLIAAGGLLTGFILSFFIIRFRYFLRRLGMDDVTMHIILQILTPFVIYLAAEEIGVSGILAVVAGGVTHAIEQDRMEANLAKLQIASSNTWNIILFILNGLVFVILGLQIPDVSTVIFQDEAFNNMQVISYILIITLCLMILRFLWVWLFWAGNWSVTKKQNVKKPKLRASMLMTFSGVRGAVTLAGAFSIPFTLADGSPFPERHLIIFLAAGVILCTLILASVLLPLLSEKKDKQIAVDLDTKVQHAKRKLLRSAIKTLREGMNEDNREVSLALINDYRMKLRNIQREPYQFGMRRQERKIRLHGIKAEQMKLQQLIDEEKLDKEEAYELQERFHELEMLYSNSFKIRFSKVKFLRLLQWLQLWRPNQLVSSGILENEDSYKQIRKKTAEAAVDSIKQHMTDENKQTCHQVIGFYNQVIYRCEHGPSFFQQKDRSFDRKKKELNFQAVQTIRNEIQTLYENGEINRDIAHHLREYINDMEAVLLTNT